One genomic region from Streptomyces sp. NBC_01304 encodes:
- a CDS encoding beta-ketoacyl-ACP synthase 3, whose amino-acid sequence MATPSSLIAPVASAGRPAAGARIAGLGVYRPSTVISNEEAAVAAQVDADWIAQRVGVQERRYATAGESVLSMAVEAGSKALADAGATAEDVDVVILATCSMPSSMPNGAASVAAGIGCRSAAGFDVNAACSGFSHGLAVADALVRAGVAGGVLVVGSERMSDWVDAGDRNTGPIFADGAAAALVLPSDQPAIFPVAWGSDGDQAHLIAISAVTGHMEMAGRKVFRWTTTSLNSVIDEACRRAAMAPADLKAFVPHQANLRIIDALAQHIGSPGLVTATDLTDAGNTCGASVPLAFHALRQSGRVHSGDPVLLFGFGAGLTYAAQVVLCP is encoded by the coding sequence ATGGCCACACCAAGTTCCCTGATTGCCCCGGTGGCTTCCGCCGGACGGCCTGCAGCAGGTGCTCGTATCGCGGGCCTGGGCGTCTACCGGCCCAGCACCGTGATCTCCAATGAAGAGGCGGCCGTCGCCGCGCAGGTGGATGCCGACTGGATCGCGCAGCGGGTGGGCGTGCAGGAGCGCCGCTACGCCACTGCGGGCGAGAGCGTGCTGTCCATGGCCGTGGAGGCCGGCAGTAAAGCCCTCGCGGACGCGGGAGCGACCGCCGAGGACGTCGACGTGGTGATTCTGGCGACCTGTTCGATGCCGTCCTCGATGCCCAACGGGGCGGCCTCCGTCGCGGCGGGCATCGGCTGCCGGTCAGCGGCGGGCTTCGACGTGAACGCCGCGTGTTCCGGGTTCAGTCACGGCCTGGCGGTGGCCGACGCCCTGGTCCGGGCAGGTGTGGCAGGCGGGGTGCTGGTGGTGGGCTCGGAGCGGATGAGCGACTGGGTGGACGCGGGGGATCGCAACACGGGGCCGATCTTCGCCGACGGTGCTGCCGCCGCGCTCGTTCTGCCCAGCGACCAGCCCGCGATCTTTCCCGTGGCCTGGGGCAGCGACGGTGACCAGGCCCACCTGATCGCGATCTCCGCCGTAACCGGCCACATGGAAATGGCGGGCCGCAAAGTCTTCCGCTGGACCACCACATCCCTCAACTCCGTGATCGATGAGGCCTGCCGGCGCGCCGCCATGGCGCCCGCCGATCTGAAGGCCTTCGTGCCGCACCAGGCCAACCTGCGCATCATCGACGCCCTCGCCCAGCACATCGGCTCCCCCGGCCTTGTCACCGCAACTGATCTGACGGACGCCGGGAACACCTGCGGCGCCTCCGTCCCGCTGGCCTTCCACGCGCTACGCCAGTCAGGACGCGTACACAGCGGTGATCCGGTGCTCCTGTTCGGCTTCGGCGCCGGTCTGACCTACGCCGCCCAGGTCGTGCTGTGTCCCTGA
- the mvk gene encoding mevalonate kinase: MIQQQSGAFSAVQLPGFPGPYDPGLRSGAGGAHGKAILLGEHAVVYGAPAVAVPLPALTCTANVTLTGEPIAGEARRHYTPFSIPADGAAFPATGVLPPGLCLLIDTALRQARRLDVPGVDVLVESNIPFGRGLGSSAACARALIHALDHLLQLRLTAAEVFDYVQIAETAAHGRASGIDSLATGSTRPVLLSDGCPSTPPVGTQAWIVVADSGSPGDTKQAVGMLRAIFNEHPRCREEFLARSTSLTNQALRALEQGQLEMLGRQLTDCHALLAKLQLSTDGVDDLVDAALAHGALGAKMTGGGLGGCIIALADTAAAADALAARLDERDAVRTWTARIESGRPG; this comes from the coding sequence ATGATCCAGCAGCAGTCGGGAGCCTTCAGCGCTGTACAACTGCCTGGCTTCCCTGGGCCGTACGATCCGGGGCTACGCTCCGGAGCCGGGGGAGCTCACGGCAAGGCGATCCTGCTGGGCGAGCACGCTGTCGTCTACGGAGCGCCCGCCGTGGCCGTGCCCTTGCCCGCCTTGACCTGCACCGCCAATGTCACCCTCACCGGCGAACCCATCGCAGGTGAGGCCCGCCGCCACTACACGCCCTTCTCCATACCGGCGGACGGCGCCGCGTTCCCGGCAACCGGCGTGCTGCCGCCCGGCCTGTGCCTGCTGATCGACACCGCTCTGCGCCAGGCCCGCCGGCTCGACGTGCCCGGAGTGGACGTGCTGGTGGAGAGCAACATCCCTTTCGGCAGGGGCCTCGGTTCGAGCGCCGCCTGCGCCCGCGCGCTGATACACGCCCTCGACCATCTGCTGCAACTGCGCCTGACCGCCGCGGAGGTCTTCGACTACGTCCAGATCGCCGAGACCGCGGCGCACGGTCGCGCCTCCGGCATCGACTCCCTTGCCACCGGGAGCACCCGGCCTGTGCTGCTGTCGGACGGGTGCCCCAGCACGCCACCCGTCGGCACTCAGGCCTGGATCGTCGTGGCCGACAGCGGCAGCCCCGGCGACACGAAACAGGCTGTCGGCATGCTGCGTGCGATCTTCAACGAACACCCCCGGTGCCGCGAGGAGTTCCTGGCGCGGTCGACATCTCTGACCAACCAGGCGCTGCGTGCCCTTGAGCAAGGCCAGTTGGAGATGCTCGGCCGGCAGCTCACCGACTGCCACGCCTTGCTGGCGAAGCTCCAGCTGAGCACCGACGGCGTGGATGACCTGGTCGACGCGGCCCTGGCCCACGGTGCCCTTGGCGCCAAGATGACCGGTGGAGGTCTGGGCGGTTGCATCATCGCGCTCGCCGACACCGCAGCCGCGGCCGACGCCCTGGCCGCCAGGCTCGACGAGCGCGACGCGGTGCGGACCTGGACGGCCCGGATCGAGTCGGGGAGGCCCGGATGA
- the mvaD gene encoding diphosphomevalonate decarboxylase: MRAAAAVTAVAHPNIALVKYWGKRDERLVVPLADSLSLTLDAFPTTTSVQLRPDGSRDVVVVDGQPATGEVLRRITGFLDVLRAHARRREPARVDTRNTVPVGAGLASSAAGFAALALAGAGAYEIGLDATGLSRLARRGSGSAARSVFGGFVLWHAGPADAEDADLASYAEPLHDARVDLAMVAVLLQTGPKPVSSREAMRRTVATSPLFSGWLAASRTDITAMRAALAEGDLATVGEIAERNALGMHATMETASPPVAYRTHASHQVLDHVRRMRDRGEQTWSTMDAGPNVKVLCTAVDAQRIAAELGEITGCLTVVARSGPGATVTTGVGT; encoded by the coding sequence ATGAGGGCCGCGGCTGCGGTGACGGCTGTCGCCCATCCGAACATCGCCTTGGTCAAGTACTGGGGGAAACGCGATGAGCGCCTCGTCGTGCCGCTGGCCGACAGTCTGTCCCTGACCCTCGACGCGTTCCCCACCACGACAAGCGTCCAGTTGCGCCCAGACGGTTCGCGGGACGTGGTCGTCGTCGACGGACAGCCGGCCACCGGCGAGGTGCTGCGCCGCATCACCGGCTTCCTGGACGTGCTGCGCGCCCATGCGCGCAGGCGCGAGCCGGCCCGCGTCGACACCCGTAACACAGTCCCGGTAGGAGCCGGCCTCGCCTCCTCCGCCGCCGGGTTTGCCGCGCTCGCCCTGGCTGGCGCCGGCGCCTACGAGATCGGCCTGGACGCCACCGGGCTTTCCCGCCTCGCCCGTCGCGGCTCCGGCTCGGCCGCCCGCTCCGTCTTCGGCGGGTTCGTGCTGTGGCACGCGGGCCCTGCCGACGCCGAAGACGCCGACCTCGCCTCGTACGCCGAGCCCCTCCACGATGCCCGCGTGGACCTGGCGATGGTCGCGGTGCTCCTGCAGACCGGTCCCAAGCCCGTCTCCAGCCGGGAAGCCATGCGCCGCACCGTGGCCACCTCCCCGCTGTTTTCCGGTTGGCTCGCCGCAAGCCGCACGGACATCACCGCGATGCGCGCAGCACTGGCTGAAGGTGACCTGGCCACCGTGGGGGAGATCGCCGAACGCAACGCACTCGGTATGCACGCCACCATGGAAACCGCGAGCCCGCCCGTCGCCTACCGCACCCACGCCTCCCACCAAGTCCTCGACCACGTACGCCGGATGCGGGACCGGGGCGAGCAGACGTGGTCGACGATGGACGCCGGCCCCAACGTGAAAGTCCTGTGCACGGCCGTCGACGCACAGCGCATCGCCGCCGAACTCGGCGAGATCACCGGCTGCCTCACGGTCGTCGCCCGCTCAGGGCCCGGCGCCACGGTGACGACGGGGGTAGGCACATGA
- a CDS encoding flavin-containing monooxygenase, which yields MTTADSYDHEVAVIGAGPGGIAAGAMLQQAGIRDFVILERADEMGGSWRDNTYPGICVDLPALAYQYSFARNARWTRLYPGGAEVRSYHLAVAERFGLRRHVRLSTDIAREVWDEERHLWKLHTADGRVITARFLISAVGAFLKPREHVGIPDMDKYRGKIQRPASWDHSFDHTGLRVAVIGTGASSVQITPSIAPAVQWLQVYQRTPVWCLPKYNPELPPWFRRALAIPGVAAALHGGTALMAGEILTRLLSSVPLERAGPILQRADDAAKRRYAAYVRQVVNDPETARQLAPWYGPMAKRPTFSSTYLQAFNRDNVQLITERIERFTEKGLLTADGTDHQLDMIVLATGYEMFSDPESYRPGTITGRNGFDLSTFYNEHRLQAYESTALPGLPNRWMLIGPYSWTIAGYHVFIETNARHAVRAITAARRRRATAMEVRQNAHDAYDAELRRRGEVINYYYTVLNKDVRTYYVNAHGDTPFFRPSSLIEARWHARHFPLDDYTYGRLGSLS from the coding sequence ATGACCACAGCAGATTCCTACGACCACGAAGTGGCCGTTATTGGTGCGGGCCCGGGTGGCATTGCAGCCGGGGCGATGCTGCAGCAGGCAGGAATCCGGGACTTCGTCATCCTGGAGCGCGCCGATGAGATGGGCGGCAGCTGGCGGGACAACACCTACCCCGGGATCTGCGTGGACCTCCCGGCACTGGCCTATCAGTACTCCTTCGCCCGGAACGCCAGGTGGACCCGGCTCTATCCCGGAGGCGCCGAGGTCAGGTCCTACCACTTGGCCGTGGCCGAGCGGTTCGGTCTCCGCCGCCATGTGCGATTGAGTACCGATATCGCACGTGAGGTATGGGACGAGGAACGGCATCTGTGGAAGCTGCACACTGCAGACGGCCGGGTGATCACTGCCCGCTTTCTGATCAGCGCGGTAGGGGCATTCCTCAAACCGAGGGAGCACGTCGGCATACCTGACATGGACAAGTACCGAGGGAAAATCCAACGACCGGCGAGTTGGGACCACTCCTTCGACCACACCGGCCTGCGTGTCGCGGTGATCGGAACCGGCGCCAGCTCGGTGCAGATCACTCCCTCCATCGCCCCCGCCGTCCAGTGGCTGCAGGTCTACCAGCGCACCCCGGTCTGGTGCCTGCCCAAGTACAACCCCGAGCTGCCCCCGTGGTTCCGGAGAGCTCTCGCCATACCAGGGGTGGCTGCGGCTCTGCACGGCGGAACCGCTCTCATGGCCGGTGAAATACTCACCAGGCTTCTCAGCAGTGTGCCGCTTGAACGGGCCGGCCCCATTCTCCAGCGTGCCGACGACGCCGCTAAAAGGCGGTACGCCGCGTATGTGCGCCAGGTGGTCAATGACCCTGAGACAGCCCGGCAACTCGCCCCCTGGTACGGCCCCATGGCCAAGCGTCCGACCTTTTCCAGCACCTACCTGCAGGCCTTCAACCGGGACAACGTCCAACTGATCACCGAGCGGATCGAACGCTTCACTGAGAAGGGCCTGCTCACCGCCGATGGCACCGACCATCAACTCGACATGATCGTGCTGGCGACCGGCTACGAAATGTTCTCCGACCCTGAAAGCTATCGGCCGGGGACAATCACCGGTCGCAACGGCTTCGACCTGAGTACGTTCTACAACGAACACCGACTACAGGCATACGAAAGCACTGCCCTTCCCGGTCTGCCCAATCGCTGGATGCTGATCGGCCCCTACTCATGGACCATTGCTGGCTATCACGTCTTCATCGAGACCAATGCCAGGCACGCAGTCCGAGCCATCACAGCGGCCCGCCGCCGCAGAGCGACCGCCATGGAAGTACGCCAGAACGCCCACGACGCCTATGACGCAGAGCTGCGGAGGCGCGGCGAGGTGATCAACTACTACTACACCGTGCTGAACAAGGACGTGCGCACCTACTACGTCAACGCACACGGTGACACCCCCTTCTTCAGGCCTTCCAGCCTCATCGAAGCGCGCTGGCACGCCCGCCACTTTCCCCTTGACGACTACACCTACGGTCGATTGGGATCTCTGTCCTGA
- a CDS encoding acyl carrier protein, which translates to MSTDTSTLACVLRIVAVVADRPVEAVQPEQRLLEDLGLDSLQITEIAQKIENEVGRPIDDDLLNADGATVARCAEIAAAA; encoded by the coding sequence ATGAGTACGGACACGAGCACGCTCGCCTGTGTACTGCGCATCGTTGCCGTCGTTGCCGATCGGCCCGTCGAGGCCGTTCAGCCCGAGCAGCGGCTGTTGGAGGATCTGGGCCTGGACTCGCTGCAGATCACCGAAATCGCCCAGAAGATCGAGAACGAAGTGGGTCGCCCCATCGACGACGATCTCCTCAACGCGGACGGGGCCACCGTGGCACGGTGCGCCGAGATCGCTGCTGCGGCTTGA